In the genome of Diabrotica undecimpunctata isolate CICGRU chromosome 2, icDiaUnde3, whole genome shotgun sequence, the window TCCAATGAAATAGAAAACTCTATAAAACTGCCATAAGATCAGCTACGATGTACAGAACTGAATGTTGGGCAgctaaaaagaaagaggaacaacaATGCTGAGATGCTAAACACCCACTACAAAGAAATACTGATTTGCTGGTTTCTGGAAGGAgtagcagaggaagaccaaagaaaACCTTCAGTGAAACGCTTAGGCGGGACCTGTTGGTAAAGGAGAGAGATGTTAGTACAATCCAAGAGAGAAAGTATGGAGAAATGTATTGTAATTAGGGACGTGGGCCCCATGTATGAAAGGCAAAGGGGATAATAATCTACAAATATAATACTGGAGGTAATGTTACAAATCTTATGTTTAATATTACAGGAACTTTATCATCCCTATGTTCAAATGAGGTTTTTGATATTGGTGTATGTACCTACAGTCTAAGTAATACCATACAATGATAattttacaaatatctcggaAATAAACCATAAAACGTTATTAGTGCAGAGTTTCGTTATTAATAGAAAATCAAAAAGATCTTAATAAAAACAGAATAGTACCTATATATAAAGTTTAATTTTCTTACCTCCAACATCAATGAAGTTCTTTACAGCTAAACCAGATCTTGGAGCAATTCTTCCATAGCAACCTTCTGGTAGTTCAATTTTCAGGCCTGTATCAACTAGGGCTTTGCCTCTAGCCGGTACCACAACATCATGTGCACTTTTTAAGTCATAACCAGCAGCTTTTACAGAACCCTTGGTTGGAGGATACGCTTCTTCCAATACTTTAGTgtatttaagtaaaatattggCTCCATTTGCTGAAGGCATAATTGTAATGTTATTCGATAATAACCAAAAGCTCCCGGACAAAAGACGCTAACAAATGAAGAAGTAACGAATTTGCCGGGTTGATATATATAAGACCGCCAAAATTTTGgcggtattttttttttttttgacggaCCGGACATTCTTTCCGTTACAGCGCggaaatttgaaaatatttaaacatcATCTGAACTACAACAATCAAAACTGAACAGAAAAGTCcttattgtaaataaattttaatttagcaaaaattaattactaaatcAATTAACATACCAAAACCACAGATCGAACATACGCGtttcatattttctttattaattttagttTCTTGAGACTGCATTGAGTATTATTTACATTAGTAGACATATGGGTGATATGGAACCATAACTATGATAATCATTTTAATCATAGATTCGTTATTcactttaaaacatttttatttttaaagtattttttaaaaagtagGTTATAAGTTTTTGACGTTTGGTTGTTATCTAATAATAGGGCGCGTTCAGCAGGCGGAGCTGCTCCACAACTGTTGAGTAAATGTCTGCAAAATGAAACCGCTACCGCTCCGCTACTTCCGGAGCGGCCTGTCAAATTTGGTAGCGTAAAAATGTATCGCTACCTCCATCCAACATGTTGAGAGAAATGTCAttcatgacatttctgtactaaaATTGAGGGTTaggtgtttgtttgttttttcttttacGTTTTTACTTCCAGCCATATATTACGTTATTATATGGACATATccattgaatttatttaacttgttTAGAGGTATTTCTTGATTGGATTTCTAATTCCTTTCCAGCTGTTTCCTAATAACAAAAAGGTGATCCATTATTTATCTTTACAATTTAATGACTGTTTGGTTCCATTCCTTCATGTTTTGTTCATACTTTCTTTTCACTTCATATATTagctattaaaaatgtttacgtcGAAATTGATCATTACTTATAGTTAATGTTATCTAAAAAGAAAactctgaaaacttttgttttctacatctctataacttttattataatttcttccCACTACAGCTATTTCAGCATTTTGTCTTTCTCAATTGACAAACAAATGTCTgttttacactttatagtctctgaaCAAATAAAGGAGGGGAAAGCTGTATGTCTcaaattggtcattcagaattatatctgtatattttaatacaTCTCACTGCCATGAGAAGCATAATGTGATACACGGGTAATACGATTTTACAGCCGCGAGAATCAAATATCGAATACACACGCATTTGTAATGCTCACACATCACAAATTATGAAAGCTCTGAGAAGCAATTGTGGTCTCTCATATCAAAGTATCATTAATGCAGTTTAAACGTAGACGGCTGTAAGCAACAGAAACTATATTTGGCCTCTGAAATATGTGAACCAATGTTTGATTCTCACAGCCTGAAAAGTGGGTTActgataaaaactacttaagtcaactattatatatttattttttaacgaaaactattatttaaatacattgttattttaataagaaattaacaaaaactttatatattaaaaaaatattgttttcattacactatttagtttctcttgtttttttttaactcattttCACAGTATAAAGAATTGCACAGAGTACACAGTGAAATCAACAAACACCTACGGGCTAACAgttggaaataaataatattcatttagagcaaaattgtatttttctgtaaaatggcCTATATTGTGGAAATGGACATATAATTGTAATAAACGATATTACATTGATAAACACGGTCGCATGAATCATATGGACTTGTTTTTGTGTGAATCGGCATTTGATGTACACTGCTGTAATATACGAT includes:
- the dUTPase gene encoding uncharacterized protein dUTPase, with the protein product MQSQETKINKENMKRVCSICGFANGANILLKYTKVLEEAYPPTKGSVKAAGYDLKSAHDVVVPARGKALVDTGLKIELPEGCYGRIAPRSGLAVKNFIDVGAGVVDEDYRGLLKVVLFNHSDNDFEVKSGDRIAQLICERIFYPELEEVKELTDTARGEGGFGSTGTQ